In Deinococcus detaillensis, the genomic stretch CCCTTGCCGTGGACAGTCAGCGTCTTGCCTTGTACGTCACTCGCCTTGACGCTCAGCGCTTCACTGACGCGCAGACCCGCGTGAGCGCACAGGAAAAGCAGAGCGGCCAGCGGCGCATCACAGTGCGGGAGGACGAGATCGACCTCGCTCAGGTACGGCGGGTTTTTGACGATGCCCGGGGTGGGGTCGCTCGGAACATAGACTTCGCCGAACGGCTGGGCTTCGGTGGCCTGCGCCCAGTTGAGGGCCCGGTAGAGAGCGCGGACACCTGCGGTGTACTGCGCGATGGTGGACGCGGCGAGCAAGCCGGATTTGCCTTTGCCCCCGGTGGGGCGCTGCTGAAGATGACTGAGGTAACGTCCGCCGTCGCGCCGCCCCGGACGCAGCAGGGAGACGCCGCTGCTCTGCGCCCAAGGAATGAAGTCCTGCACCGCGAGACTGTAAGCACCCAGAGTTTTGCGGCTGGTTCTTGCCCCTTTGCGGCTAGCAGTGGTCATGTAGGCGTGCAGTACCAAAACGAGGGTGGGCGTGTTGTAGGCAGCAGCCGCTTGAACGGCCCTGACCCTCAAAACCTGGTCGGTGAGATTGGCGTAGCTGAGGGTGGTGTTGAGCGGGATGAGATCCGTGGACATATGAATATTTTAATACTAATCAGGCTTAGTGTGAATCTGTATACCCGCTACCCTGCTTGTCTTTCCAGATAACACACGCTCCATCTCCCGATTGCGGAGGTTTTGCATATTCGGTAGGTACTTAGCTGTACTTTGGGGATATTCAAGGCCCACTGAATAGTGCTGTGCAGGTGAGGCATTTCAGGCAACGAGGTGGCCAGGATGGAGTCCCGGCCACCTCTGCTCGGATGGCGGGCACGGTCTCGCCGCGCAGGTCATCTGGCTGGGTCAAGCGTAGCCATTGCAGGAAGGTCAAGGCGACCATACACAACACGGCGTGATGGTGCAGGCCCTGCCACGAACGGCCCTCGAAGTGCGCTAGGCCGACCTCCTGCTTGAGTGAGGGTGACCCAGTTTTGCGTAGATGGAGATAAGCCTCGACAATAGGAGGCACCATCATGACAAACCGCAGAATCCATACCGCTGACTTCAAACGA encodes the following:
- a CDS encoding tyrosine-type recombinase/integrase; translated protein: MSTDLIPLNTTLSYANLTDQVLRVRAVQAAAAYNTPTLVLVLHAYMTTASRKGARTSRKTLGAYSLAVQDFIPWAQSSGVSLLRPGRRDGGRYLSHLQQRPTGGKGKSGLLAASTIAQYTAGVRALYRALNWAQATEAQPFGEVYVPSDPTPGIVKNPPYLSEVDLVLPHCDAPLAALLFLCAHAGLRVSEALSVKASDVQGKTLTVHGKGGKVRRVPLGARTRQALTLLTTLDAAGRYFDWDYGQATYRARKVFAACGCEWRGFHAARKHSGTRLYQATKDFTRVGLFLGHASVDTTRRYVAVQDNDVSQEVEEW